One Triticum dicoccoides isolate Atlit2015 ecotype Zavitan chromosome 4B, WEW_v2.0, whole genome shotgun sequence genomic window carries:
- the LOC119291768 gene encoding uncharacterized protein SYNPCC7002_A1590-like encodes MAASLRSPPPVPAAAAFRRCRAAAVVCASSSPSSSSSSAVSSAPKARFVARRSESTSVQQLARPLAEYMGLPASQYSVLDAERIERVDESTFRCYVYRFRFFALEVCPVLLVRVDEEPNGCCIRLLSCKLEGSPLVEAQNDKFSASMVNRVFCNSSSEGSTLQQLTSDATIEVAIDIPFPFQALPVEAIESSGRQVLEQLLRVMLPRFLKQLDKDYQAWASGDSSRKPLGTGEI; translated from the exons ATGGCAGCGTCCctccgctccccgccgcccgtgcccgcagccgccgccttccgccgctgccgcgccgccgccgtcgtctgcgcctcctcctctccctcctcgtcctcgtcgtcggcCGTGTCGTCCGCTCCCAAGGCGCGCTTCGTCGCCCGCCGCTCCGAGTCCACCTCCGTCCAGCAGCTCGCCCGCCCCCTCG CGGAGTACATGGGCCTGCCGGCAAGCCAGTACTCGGTGCTGGACGCGGAGCGCATCGAGCGCGTCGACGAGTCCACCTTCCGCTGCTACGTCTACCGCTTCCGCTTCTTCGCGCTCGAGGTCTGCCCCGTCCTCCTCGTCCGCGTCGACGAGGAGCCCAACGGCTGCTGCATCCGCCTCCTCTCATGCAAG ctggaggggtCACCCCTTGTGGAGGCGCAGAATGACAAATTCTCGG CTTCCATGGTGAATAGGGTTTTCTGCAACAGCAGTTCAGAGGGTTCGACGCTTCAACAGCTTACATCGGATGCTACAATCGAG GTTGCAATTGACATTCCCTTTCCATTTCAAGCACTACCAGTTGAAGCTATTGAATCAAGTGGCAGGCAAGTGCTTGAGCAGTTACTCCGAGTCATGCTTCCACGATTTCTGAAGCAG CTTGATAAAGACTACCAAGCTTGGGCCTCGGGCGATTCTTCACGGAAACCGCTTGGCACTGGGGAAATATGA